In the genome of Streptomyces sp. SLBN-118, the window TCGTCGAGAGAGATCCCGCGGGCGACCATCATCACCTGGACGTGGTAGAGCAGCTGGGAGATCTCCTCGGCGGCGGCTTCCTTGCCCTCGTACTCGGCGGCCATCCACACCTCGGCGGCCTCCTCGACGACCTTCTTGCCGATGGCATGCACACCCTTGTCCACCAGCTCGGCGGTGCGGGAGGTGGCAGGGTCGCCGTTCTTCGCCTTGAGCTGCAGCTCGGCGAAGAGCTCTTCGAAGGTTTTGTTCGCCATGATGGTCACCACCCTACGCGGAAGGGCCTTCCCCTCAGCGCCAGGGTTCAGATACTGAACGCAGGATGGTCGCGGTCGAGAGTGCGGCGGTGACCGCCTCGTGGCCCTTGTCCTCGTTCGATCCCTCGAGACCGGCCCGGTCCAGAGCCTGCTCCTCGGTGTCGCAGGTCAGCACGCCGAAGCCGACGGGGACGCCGGTGTCGATGGAGACCTGGGTGAGGCCCTGGGTGACGCCCTGGCACACGTACTCGAAGTGCGGGGTACCGCCGCGGATGACGACGCCGAGCGCGACGATCGCGTCATAGCCGCGGCCGGCCAGCACCTTGGCGACCACCGGCAGCTCGAAGCTGCCGGGGACACGCAGCAGCGTCGGCTCGTCGATGCCCACCTCGTGCAGGGCGCGCAGGGCGCCGTCGACGAGACCGTCCATGACCTTCTCGTGCCACTGGGCCGCGATCACCGCCACCCGGAGGTCGCCGCAGTTGCGTACGGACAGTTCGGGTGCACCCTTGCCGCTCATTTTTCTCCCTTGACGCTTTCTGTCTTACTCGTCGCGCTTGCTGGTCGATCTGCTTACTGGTTGCCGCAGGCGGACGCCGTGATGGCGTCGAGCCAGGGCAGGTCGTGTCCCATCCGGTCCCGCTTGGTGCGCAAATACCGGAGGTTGTGCTCACCCGCCTGGACGGGCATCACCTCGCGGCCGTGGACCGTGAGGCCGTGCCGGACGAGTGCGGTGATCTTGTCGGGGTTGTTGGTCATCAGCCGGAGGCTGCGTACGCCGAGGTCATCGAGGATCTGGGCGCCTGCCGCGTAGTCGCGTGCATCGGCGGGCAGGCCGAGTTCGAGATTGGCGTCGAGGGTGTCGCGGCCGCGTTCCTGGAGTTCGTACGCGCGCAGCTTGGACAGCAGGCCGATGCCGCGGCCCTCGTGACCGCGCAGATAGACGACGACACCGCGGCCCGTCGCGGTGATGTGCTCCATGGAGGCCTGGAGCTGGGGGCCGCAGTCGCAGCGCAGCGAGTGGAAGATGTCGCCGGTCAGGCACTCGGAGTGGACGCGGACGAGGACGTCCTCGCCGTCGCCGATGTCGCCGTGGACGAGTGCGACATGCTCGATGCCGTCGACGGTGGAGCGGTAGCCGTAGGCGGTGAACTGCCCGAAGGACGTGGGCAGATTGACCTCGGCCTCCCGCTTGACCGTCGGCTCCGAGGAGCGGCGGTAGGCGATTAGGTCCTCGATGGAGATGATCGTCAGGCCGTGCTTGCGGGCGAACGGAATCAGCTCCGGCAGCCGCAGCATCACCCCGTCCTCGCCCGCGATCTCCACGATCGCGCCGGCCGGGCGCAGGCCCGCGAGCCGGGCGAGGTCGACCGCGGCCTCGGTGTGGCCGTTGCGCACCAGGACCCCGCCGGGCTTGGCACGCAGCGGGAAGACATGCCCGGGGCGTACGAAGTCGGAGGCCTCGGCCTTGCCGCCGGCCAGCAGTTGGAGGGTGGTGGCGCGATCCGCCGCGGAGATACCGGTGGTCACGCCGAAGGCCGGGCCCGCGTCGACGGAGACCGTGAAGGCCGTGCTCATCGACTCGGTGTTGTGCTCGACCATCTGCGGCAGGTCGAGCCGCTCCAGCTCCTCGCCCTCCATGGGGGCGCAGATCAGGCCGCGGCACTCACTCATCATGAAGGCGACGATCTCGGGTGTGGCCTTCTCGGCGGCGATGACGAGGTCGCCCTCGTTCTCGCGGTCCTCGTCGTCGACCACCACGACGGGCCGCCCCGCCGCGATGTCTCGGATGGCCTGCTCGACCGGGTCGAGGGCGAAGTCCTCGACGTTGTCGGTGGAGTACCAGGTGGGCTGAGCAGTCATGCTGCCGCTCCTTCCAGGGAGGGCTTGGCGCTCGTACGGGAGCGCAGCCACCAGTCGCGCATGCCCCACAGGACGAGCGCGCCGTAAATGACGTAGACGAATCCGGAGAAGGCGAAGCCGTTGGCGAAATTGAGCGGCACGCCGACCAGGTCGACGAGCAGCCAGGCGAACCAGAACTCGACCATGCCGCGGGCCTGTGCGTACATGGCGACGAGGGTGCCGACGAAGATGTACGCGTCGGGCCAAGGGTCCCAGGACAGCGACGGGTACAGGGTGAACACGCCGCCGACGGCGAGCGTGCCGGCGGTCGCGCCGGCGGCGAGGACTCCTCGCTCGCGCCAGGTCGCGAAGCGGACGGCGATCGAGCCGTCCTTGTCCTGCTGCCGGCCGCGGGTCCACTGCCACCAGCCCCAGGCCGCGACCACCATGACCACGACCTGCTTGCTTGCACTGCCGGTCAAGTGCGCGGAAGCGAACGCGACGAGAAGGATGAGCCCGGAGGCGAACTGCACGGGCCAGGTCCAGATCGAGCGCCGCCAGCCGAGCGCGAGGGCGATCAGGCCGACCGCGTTGCCGGTCATGTCGGCCCACTTGATGGGCTGGCCGAAGGCCGTGAAGGCCTCGCTGTTCAGCCAGTCGACGGCACTCACGTGGCGCTCACCCCGGCTTCCGCGGCGTCCGCCGACCGCGCGCCGAGCAGCCGCTCGACGTACTTGGCGATGACGTCGAC includes:
- a CDS encoding phosphoribosyl-ATP diphosphatase, whose amino-acid sequence is MANKTFEELFAELQLKAKNGDPATSRTAELVDKGVHAIGKKVVEEAAEVWMAAEYEGKEAAAEEISQLLYHVQVMMVARGISLDDVYAHL
- the ribH gene encoding 6,7-dimethyl-8-ribityllumazine synthase → MSGKGAPELSVRNCGDLRVAVIAAQWHEKVMDGLVDGALRALHEVGIDEPTLLRVPGSFELPVVAKVLAGRGYDAIVALGVVIRGGTPHFEYVCQGVTQGLTQVSIDTGVPVGFGVLTCDTEEQALDRAGLEGSNEDKGHEAVTAALSTATILRSVSEPWR
- a CDS encoding bifunctional 3,4-dihydroxy-2-butanone-4-phosphate synthase/GTP cyclohydrolase II, which codes for MTAQPTWYSTDNVEDFALDPVEQAIRDIAAGRPVVVVDDEDRENEGDLVIAAEKATPEIVAFMMSECRGLICAPMEGEELERLDLPQMVEHNTESMSTAFTVSVDAGPAFGVTTGISAADRATTLQLLAGGKAEASDFVRPGHVFPLRAKPGGVLVRNGHTEAAVDLARLAGLRPAGAIVEIAGEDGVMLRLPELIPFARKHGLTIISIEDLIAYRRSSEPTVKREAEVNLPTSFGQFTAYGYRSTVDGIEHVALVHGDIGDGEDVLVRVHSECLTGDIFHSLRCDCGPQLQASMEHITATGRGVVVYLRGHEGRGIGLLSKLRAYELQERGRDTLDANLELGLPADARDYAAGAQILDDLGVRSLRLMTNNPDKITALVRHGLTVHGREVMPVQAGEHNLRYLRTKRDRMGHDLPWLDAITASACGNQ
- a CDS encoding nicotinamide mononucleotide transporter family protein is translated as MSAVDWLNSEAFTAFGQPIKWADMTGNAVGLIALALGWRRSIWTWPVQFASGLILLVAFASAHLTGSASKQVVVMVVAAWGWWQWTRGRQQDKDGSIAVRFATWRERGVLAAGATAGTLAVGGVFTLYPSLSWDPWPDAYIFVGTLVAMYAQARGMVEFWFAWLLVDLVGVPLNFANGFAFSGFVYVIYGALVLWGMRDWWLRSRTSAKPSLEGAAA